GGGAACGCAGAAGTTTTCTCGCCCGCCGCCGGGCCGTGCCCACGATGTCCGCACCCCGATGAAGAAGCCCCTGCTGCCGATCCTCCTCGCATCGTTCGCCATCGCCGCGCCGGAGCCCTACCCCGTGAGCGAGCCCGCCGTGGACGCTTCGCATCCCGCCGCGGACGCCGCCGGCTTCGCCCCGCTCTTCAACGGCAAGGACCTGTCCGGCTGGCGCACCAAGGGCAACTGGGTCTACGACGCCGACGGCACCGTGACCCTGCGACCCCGTCCGGGCGAGACCGGCTGGAAGCGTTTCGACGCCTACCTCTTCACCGAGCGCAAGTACCGCGACTTCGTCCTCGACCTCGAGTTCAAGTTCGAGCCCACCGGCAATTCCGGCGTCTTCTTCTGCGTGGCCGATCCGCTCGATCCCGT
Above is a genomic segment from Planctomycetota bacterium containing:
- a CDS encoding DUF1080 domain-containing protein; translated protein: MSGRRASAAGDTAANSSKAARSGGMPGWCPAFLRLGTQKFSRPPPGRAHDVRTPMKKPLLPILLASFAIAAPEPYPVSEPAVDASHPAADAAGFAPLFNGKDLSGWRTKGNWVYDADGTVTLRPRPGETGWKRFDAYLFTERKYRDFVLDLEFKFEPTGNSGVFFCVADPLDPVAKGIELQILDTHGLAKPGHHDCGGIIRAMGPAENRVRPAGEWNRYTLTLKSRRLEVVFNGRRTIVLDLDRSPMKDRPAEGHVGFQDEAKRVWYRGVRIRELP